In Aspergillus flavus chromosome 3, complete sequence, one genomic interval encodes:
- a CDS encoding required for respiratory growth protein 9, mitochondrial (mitochondrion organization and biogenesis protein, putative) yields the protein MAVFCASSARLALPTLLRNIYRSEFASELHSSRPVSLRQVSYSHNRFNNGRSFASLSRLLASQSGSHMNPQPSSQPIITESSSEQLDAAEDGSIVGAPTKDAAVNRDRRDPDKPTRKTKKAKFASSQTEPDATSAKSSRDKKHVRSDRASPDYKPKKKKEPWQIQKDALKKKFKEGWNPSKKLSPDALEGIRHLHAVAPDKFTTPVLAEQFQVSPEAIRRILKSKWRPSETEMEDRRKRWEKRHDRIWSHLSELGLRPKTKRTEALDDSNILYGKGEEGNKPSE from the coding sequence ATGGCAGTCTTCTGTGCTAGCTCTGCTAGACTAGCTCTACCTACCCTTCTGCGCAACATTTATCGCTCCGAGTTTGCCTCTGAGCTTCATTCCTCCCGCCCCGTCTCTCTGCGCCAGGTGTCTTACTCCCATAACCGTTTCAACAATGGCCGGAGCTTTGCTTCCCTCTCGAGGCTACTTGCTTCCCAATCAGGATCGCACATGAACCCACAACCATCTTCGCAACCGATCATCACAGAATCAAGTTCAGAACAGCTAGATGCCGCTGAGGACGGTTCTATTGTTGGAGCTCCTACAAAAGATGCAGCAGTCAATCGTGATCGGCGGGACCCAGATAAACCTACgagaaagacgaagaaggcgaagTTTGCCTCATCACAAACAGAACCTGATGCAACCTCAGCTAAATCCTCTCGCGATAAGAAACATGTACGCAGTGACCGAGCCTCCCCGGATTACAAacccaagaagaaaaaagagcCTTGGCAAATCCAAAAAgatgccttgaagaagaaattcaaggaGGGATGGAATCCATCTAAAAAGCTTTCGCCCGACGCTCTTGAGGGTATCCGCCACTTACATGCCGTAGCTCCGGACAAGTTTACGACTCCTGTCCTTGCCGAGCAATTCCAGGTATCACCGGAAGCTATCAGACGTATTTTAAAAAGCAAATGGCGTCCTTCCGAGACAGAAATGGAAGACCGGCGCAAGCGATGGGAGAAGCGGCATGATCGAATCTGGAGTCATCTATCGGAGCTAGGTCTCCGACCGAAAACAAAACGCACAGAGGCCTTAGACGATTCAAACATACTGTATGGTAAGGGCGAAGAAGGCAACAAACCGTCGGAGTAA